From Halobacterium sp. R2-5, the proteins below share one genomic window:
- the glmM gene encoding phosphoglucosamine mutase: protein MFGTSGIRGEFGTDVTAGLALCVGRALASDGRGRVVVGRDPRDTGPLLVDALTAGLRECGADVVRLGEVPTPTVARSVEWYDADAGVTVTASHNPPEDNGIKLWSADGSAVVGDEQDDIVERLKRDDYDTKRWDEIGNTRTESNARRRHVDAIVDAVTVDPPLSVVVDVGNGSGRLTSDVLRQLGCEVETMNALPDGEFPSRPSEPTAQNCEGLQRVVAESDADMGVAHDGDADRMMAVTETGRFVPGDVLLALFARQQAVPRARVAVPIDVSMAVQDELSQVGAETTYTKVGDGHVAARTTEHDVVFGGEPSGAWIWPTVTRCPDGPLAAAKLAALVTNHGSLDALVDDVHQVPIRRENIRTDAKREVVERVRAMVADRYENVTTVDGVRVDHDDGWFLVRASGTEPLVRVTAEARDGDRMESLLDSALDLVTTAADTVDAETSPA, encoded by the coding sequence ATGTTCGGGACGAGCGGTATTCGTGGCGAGTTCGGGACGGACGTGACCGCGGGGCTGGCGCTGTGCGTCGGGCGGGCGCTCGCGTCGGACGGTCGGGGGCGAGTCGTCGTGGGGCGAGACCCCCGCGACACGGGACCGCTGCTCGTGGACGCGCTGACCGCGGGGCTCCGCGAGTGCGGCGCCGACGTGGTGCGGCTCGGCGAGGTGCCGACGCCGACAGTGGCGCGCTCCGTAGAGTGGTACGACGCAGACGCCGGCGTGACCGTGACCGCGTCGCACAACCCCCCGGAGGACAATGGCATCAAGCTCTGGAGCGCGGACGGCTCCGCGGTCGTCGGTGACGAGCAGGACGACATCGTCGAGCGGCTGAAACGCGACGACTACGACACCAAGCGGTGGGACGAGATCGGGAACACGCGCACCGAGTCGAACGCGCGCCGACGCCACGTCGACGCCATCGTGGACGCGGTCACCGTCGACCCGCCGCTGTCGGTGGTCGTCGACGTCGGCAACGGGAGCGGCCGGCTCACGTCGGACGTGCTGCGCCAGCTCGGCTGCGAGGTCGAGACGATGAACGCGCTGCCGGACGGCGAGTTCCCGTCGCGGCCGAGCGAGCCGACCGCACAGAACTGCGAGGGGCTCCAGCGGGTCGTCGCGGAGTCCGACGCCGACATGGGCGTCGCCCACGACGGTGACGCCGACCGGATGATGGCGGTCACGGAGACCGGGCGGTTCGTCCCCGGGGACGTGTTGCTCGCGCTGTTCGCGCGACAGCAGGCGGTCCCGCGGGCGCGGGTCGCGGTCCCCATCGACGTCAGCATGGCCGTCCAGGACGAGCTCTCGCAGGTCGGCGCGGAGACCACGTACACGAAGGTCGGGGACGGCCACGTCGCCGCGCGCACGACCGAACACGACGTCGTGTTCGGCGGCGAGCCCAGCGGCGCGTGGATCTGGCCGACGGTGACGCGCTGCCCGGACGGCCCGCTGGCGGCCGCGAAGCTCGCGGCGCTGGTCACCAACCACGGCTCGCTGGACGCGCTCGTCGACGACGTCCACCAGGTGCCGATTCGCCGCGAGAACATCCGCACGGACGCCAAGCGCGAGGTCGTCGAGCGCGTGCGGGCGATGGTCGCGGACCGCTACGAGAACGTCACGACCGTCGACGGCGTGCGCGTCGACCACGACGACGGCTGGTTCCTGGTGCGCGCGAGCGGCACGGAGCCGCTCGTCCGCGTCACCGCGGAGGCCCGCGACGGCGACCGCATGGAGTCGCTTTTGGACTCCGCGCTCGACCTCGTGACGACCGCCGCCGACACCGTCGACGCGGAGACGAGCCCCGCATGA
- a CDS encoding glycosyltransferase family 2 protein, giving the protein MYREHTTAVVVPAYNEEPFVADTIESVPAFVDRIYAVDDGSTDDTWREIRDAADRVNARSDGDAFDDRVVPIRHEQNRGVGGAIKTGYLRAREEEIDVTAVMGGDGQMEPEVLGDLFDPIVEGRADYTKGNRFLGQTDSGDMPTFRFVGNTILTALTKVASGYWGNGDPQSGYTAISLRALETADVESMYEFYGYCNDLLVKLNVAEMRVVDVASPITYGDEESHIKYRTYIPKVSAMLGRNFLWRLKTKYLVFDFNPLVAAYAAGAVSSLAAVASAVGELRGVDRTATPVARGALTLLFALVGVLSFVFAMTLDAAANEHLSDAVHPAGDVPPAGEAPEGDAATVATDEVDAPAGVAARAENGAVELEPREWAYVLSDDPGDPPTPNAARVRERLRDDQPQSDTAAD; this is encoded by the coding sequence ATGTATCGGGAACACACCACGGCAGTCGTCGTCCCGGCGTACAACGAGGAACCGTTCGTGGCGGACACCATCGAGTCGGTGCCCGCGTTCGTCGACCGCATCTACGCGGTCGACGACGGCTCCACGGACGACACCTGGCGGGAGATTCGGGACGCCGCGGACCGCGTCAACGCCCGCAGCGACGGCGACGCCTTCGACGACCGCGTCGTGCCGATCCGACACGAACAGAACCGCGGCGTCGGCGGCGCCATCAAGACCGGCTACCTCCGCGCCCGCGAGGAAGAGATCGACGTGACGGCGGTGATGGGCGGCGACGGCCAGATGGAGCCCGAGGTGCTCGGCGACCTCTTCGACCCCATCGTCGAGGGGCGCGCGGACTACACGAAGGGCAACCGCTTCCTCGGGCAGACCGACAGCGGCGACATGCCGACGTTCCGCTTCGTCGGGAACACCATCCTCACGGCGCTCACGAAGGTCGCGAGCGGCTACTGGGGGAACGGCGACCCGCAGAGCGGCTACACCGCCATCTCCCTGCGCGCGCTGGAGACCGCCGACGTCGAGTCGATGTACGAGTTCTACGGCTACTGCAACGACCTCCTCGTGAAGCTGAACGTCGCGGAGATGCGAGTGGTGGACGTCGCCTCCCCCATCACGTACGGCGACGAGGAGAGCCACATCAAGTACCGGACGTACATCCCGAAGGTGTCGGCGATGCTCGGCCGGAACTTCCTCTGGCGGCTGAAGACGAAGTACCTCGTCTTCGACTTCAACCCGCTCGTCGCCGCGTACGCGGCGGGCGCGGTGTCGTCGCTGGCCGCCGTCGCCTCCGCCGTCGGGGAGCTCCGGGGCGTCGACAGAACCGCGACGCCGGTGGCCCGCGGCGCGCTCACGCTCCTGTTCGCGCTCGTGGGCGTGCTGTCGTTCGTGTTCGCGATGACGCTCGACGCGGCCGCCAACGAGCACCTGAGCGACGCCGTCCACCCGGCGGGTGACGTGCCGCCCGCGGGAGAAGCGCCCGAGGGAGACGCCGCGACGGTCGCGACCGACGAGGTCGACGCGCCTGCGGGAGTGGCCGCCCGCGCCGAGAACGGCGCGGTCGAGCTGGAGCCCCGGGAGTGGGCGTACGTGCTTAGCGACGACCCTGGCGATCCGCCGACGCCGAACGCGGCGCGCGTCCGCGAGCGCCTCCGCGACGACCAGCCGCAGAGCGACACGGCCGCGGACTGA